A DNA window from Oncorhynchus tshawytscha isolate Ot180627B linkage group LG13, Otsh_v2.0, whole genome shotgun sequence contains the following coding sequences:
- the sdc2 gene encoding syndecan-2, with amino-acid sequence MRNIWIILTLGITAFLSGERIAVAAKSSSEVDDLFIDDTGSGGYYPEDDDDFNSGSGSGTAEEVIEETVTVSTLYIAPKAVPTQDSTKDFTPRVETDTPREDLPGETPWKPVRTEPPVPVTEDVRKNQITSTPSSPLEPIDVRSENLFQRTEVLAAVIAGGVIGFLFAIFLILLLVYRMRKKDEGSYDLGERKPSGAAYQKAPTKEFYA; translated from the exons ATAGCGGTCGCGGCCAAGTCGTCCTCCGAAGTGGATGACCTTTTCATTGACGACACAGGGTCCGGAGGTTACTACCCCGAGGACGACGACGACTTTAACTCGGGGTCAGGATCAG GCACTGCTGAGGAGGTGATCGAGGAGACGGTGACCGTGAGCACGTTGTACATTGCGCCCAAAGCAGTACCCACCCAGGACTCCACCAAAGACTTCACTcccagagtggagacagacacgCCCAGAGAAGACCTGCCTGGGGAAACGCCCTGGAAGCCAGTCAGAACTGAG CCCCCAGTACCCGTCACCGAGGATGTACGCAAGAACCAGATCACCAGCACCCCCAGCTCCCCCCTGGAGCCCATCGATGTTCGCTCGGAAAACCTCTTCCAGAGGACGGAGGTGCTGGCAG cTGTCATTGCGGGTGGAGTTATTGGCTTCCTCTTCGccatcttcctcatcctcctcttggtTTACCGCATGAGGAAGAAGGACGAGGGCAGCTACGACCTGGGAGAGAGGAAACCCTCTGGGGCAGCCTATCAGAAGGCCCCAACCAAGGAGTTTTATGCATAA